A stretch of the Parabacteroides timonensis genome encodes the following:
- a CDS encoding HRDC domain-containing protein — MQMNQQFDLAFNFLQNTGTHLFLTGKAGTGKTTFLKKLKEVSPKRMIIVAPTGVAAINAGGVTIHSFFQLPFGPYIPSANREGNQSNNYMNKFSRDKINIIRSMDLLVIDEVSMVRADLLDAISDVLCRYKDRTKPFGGVQLLLIGDLQQLAPVAKEEEWNLLKEHYPSTFFFDSKALRESNYYCIELTQVYRQSDSSFINLLNNIRENRFDDDTLHCLNQRYIPNFTPDDGQGYITLTTHNYQAQQLNNRKLAELPGKSYTFNAEINNDFPEYSYPTDQHLELKCGAQVMFVKNDSSGEHRYYNGKIGKIVFINPNKITVVGEDGNEIQVEKETWSNVKYTINPETKEITETIAGTFSQYPLKTAWAITIHKSQGLTFDHAIIDASAAFSHGQVYVALSRCKTLEGLVLSSPITRNAMIKDLRIQEFSSTVAEKQPQKEQLELAQQEYFLELAIELFNFESIQQRLQYAAYMVYTHLQKLYPELNTQYANTRDAFRSVITEVSGRFQQQLTRMITGNPNYREDEAIQERIRKGVTYFIEHIDSLCTSLEENSAVEIDNKESRKAVNNAVGKFTEELHLKQETLKACQNGFSVVGYLSAKAKASIEPPASTKKRSERSSSQTAKVEISSDILHPDLYNSIRNWRYELAVEKELPPYTILQQKALLGIVNTLPTNSRELLAIPGIGKKVIENYGSILLKLVDEFRKG, encoded by the coding sequence ATGCAAATGAACCAACAATTTGACCTGGCCTTCAACTTCCTACAGAACACAGGAACGCACCTCTTTCTGACAGGAAAAGCCGGAACTGGAAAAACTACGTTTCTGAAAAAACTAAAAGAAGTTTCTCCTAAACGTATGATTATTGTCGCCCCTACCGGTGTTGCTGCTATAAACGCAGGAGGTGTAACCATCCATTCTTTTTTTCAGTTACCTTTCGGTCCTTACATTCCTTCCGCTAACAGAGAAGGTAATCAAAGTAACAACTATATGAATAAATTCAGCCGGGATAAGATCAATATCATCCGGAGTATGGATTTACTCGTGATAGACGAAGTCAGTATGGTACGGGCCGACCTGCTGGATGCTATCAGCGATGTCCTTTGCCGTTATAAAGATCGGACAAAGCCATTCGGCGGAGTACAGCTGTTATTGATCGGCGACCTGCAACAGCTGGCGCCGGTTGCCAAAGAGGAAGAATGGAATCTATTGAAAGAACATTATCCCTCCACCTTTTTCTTTGACAGCAAAGCGCTTCGGGAAAGTAATTACTACTGCATCGAACTGACACAGGTATATCGCCAAAGCGACAGTTCGTTTATCAATCTATTGAATAACATCAGGGAAAACAGGTTCGATGACGACACATTACATTGTCTGAACCAACGCTATATACCGAACTTTACACCGGATGACGGACAGGGATATATCACCCTGACCACCCATAATTATCAGGCCCAGCAACTCAACAACCGTAAACTGGCGGAATTACCGGGTAAGTCGTACACATTCAATGCGGAAATAAACAATGACTTTCCCGAATACTCCTATCCGACCGATCAGCACCTGGAATTGAAATGCGGTGCCCAGGTTATGTTTGTCAAGAACGATTCTTCCGGCGAACATCGGTATTACAATGGAAAAATCGGTAAGATCGTTTTCATCAACCCGAACAAAATCACCGTTGTCGGAGAAGACGGGAACGAGATACAAGTTGAAAAAGAAACCTGGAGCAACGTCAAATATACGATCAATCCCGAGACCAAAGAGATCACAGAGACGATTGCCGGAACTTTCAGTCAATATCCGCTGAAAACAGCCTGGGCAATCACGATCCATAAAAGTCAGGGATTGACTTTCGATCATGCTATCATCGATGCTTCCGCCGCCTTCTCACATGGCCAGGTGTATGTTGCCCTTAGCCGGTGTAAAACCCTGGAAGGATTGGTTTTAAGCAGTCCCATTACCCGTAATGCCATGATCAAGGATTTACGGATACAGGAATTTTCCTCTACCGTCGCCGAAAAACAACCGCAAAAAGAACAACTGGAACTGGCGCAACAAGAATATTTCCTGGAACTGGCTATCGAACTTTTCAACTTCGAGAGTATCCAGCAACGGCTGCAATATGCGGCTTATATGGTTTATACACATTTACAAAAGCTATATCCGGAACTCAACACGCAATATGCGAATACCCGGGATGCTTTCCGTTCCGTGATAACAGAGGTCAGCGGACGTTTCCAGCAGCAGCTGACCCGCATGATCACAGGCAATCCGAATTACCGGGAAGACGAAGCGATACAGGAACGTATCCGGAAAGGTGTTACTTATTTTATAGAGCATATCGATAGCCTTTGTACGTCTCTGGAAGAAAACTCGGCTGTCGAAATAGACAACAAGGAAAGCCGGAAAGCCGTCAATAATGCGGTCGGCAAATTTACGGAAGAATTACATCTGAAGCAGGAGACATTGAAAGCGTGCCAGAACGGTTTTTCTGTCGTTGGCTATCTCTCCGCCAAGGCCAAAGCATCGATAGAACCGCCTGCATCGACCAAAAAACGCTCCGAGCGTTCCTCATCGCAGACTGCAAAAGTGGAGATTTCCAGCGACATCTTACATCCGGACCTTTACAACAGCATCAGAAACTGGCGTTACGAGCTGGCCGTAGAAAAAGAGTTGCCTCCCTACACGATCCTGCAACAGAAAGCCTTGTTGGGTATCGTAAATACATTACCAACCAACTCCAGAGAATTGCTGGCTATTCCCGGAATAGGAAAGAAAGTCATAGAAAACTACGGCAGTATATTACTGAAACTGGTTGATGAATTCCGTAAAGGATAA
- a CDS encoding PepSY-like domain-containing protein, which produces MRTKLSVLALAMCGLLAFTSCDDDDNNYLPDQTVTKAFDTKYPDAGKVEWETKSGYEVADFHISGNDAEAWFDNKGNWLMTKTEINFGLLPEAIRKDLRANEYADWKYTDFDKLERSNAATIYVIEAEQGEKEVDLYYAEDGTLIKVVNDTDDDNSHFQPTTIPQAITDAINEMYAGATIVDFDQEKNGFEVDILHNSVYKDIYFNAANEWVSTEWDITEDKVPAIVMNALKASDYKNYRIEDIDQIEKPAGTFYLFELEQGDNDVEVTISAEGNIENVRKD; this is translated from the coding sequence ATGAGAACAAAATTATCTGTATTAGCATTAGCAATGTGTGGTTTACTGGCTTTTACAAGCTGTGATGATGATGACAACAACTACCTGCCTGACCAGACAGTCACTAAGGCATTCGATACCAAATATCCGGATGCAGGAAAAGTGGAATGGGAAACCAAGAGCGGCTACGAAGTGGCTGATTTCCATATAAGCGGCAACGATGCAGAAGCTTGGTTCGACAATAAAGGCAACTGGTTGATGACAAAGACCGAAATCAATTTCGGCCTGCTTCCGGAAGCCATACGCAAAGACCTGCGGGCCAATGAATATGCCGATTGGAAATATACTGACTTCGATAAGCTCGAACGTTCCAATGCAGCCACAATATATGTGATCGAAGCCGAACAGGGAGAAAAGGAAGTCGATCTGTATTATGCCGAAGACGGCACGCTCATAAAGGTAGTCAACGATACCGACGATGACAACAGTCACTTCCAACCGACTACCATTCCACAGGCTATCACAGACGCAATCAACGAAATGTATGCAGGTGCCACTATCGTCGATTTCGATCAGGAAAAGAACGGCTTCGAAGTGGATATTCTTCACAACAGCGTTTACAAAGATATATATTTCAATGCGGCCAATGAATGGGTTTCTACCGAATGGGACATCACGGAAGATAAAGTACCGGCTATTGTCATGAATGCCCTCAAAGCATCCGACTATAAAAATTACCGGATCGAAGATATAGACCAGATCGAAAAGCCGGCAGGAACGTTTTACCTGTTTGAACTGGAACAAGGCGACAATGATGTTGAAGTAACGATCAGTGCCGAAGGAAACATTGAGAATGTCCGCAAAGATTAA
- the truA gene encoding tRNA pseudouridine(38-40) synthase TruA: MNRYFIYLGYNGKNFCGWQIQPNGLTVQQCLEEALATLLRRPVPVVGAGRTDAGVHARLMVAHFDWDEPLADPAFLAEKLNRLLPKDIAVYRVVAVKPEAHARFDATSRTYKYYVTTRKDPFNYDLVYRMNGKLDFEAMNEACKVLFDYIDFTSFSKLHTDVKTNNCRIYQAGWKQEGDVWVFTVQADRFLRNMVRAIVGTLLEVGRGKLTIDGFRKVIEAKDRCKAGGSVPGHALFLVNVTYPESLFEV; this comes from the coding sequence GTGAATCGTTATTTTATTTATTTAGGTTATAATGGTAAGAATTTCTGCGGATGGCAGATACAGCCCAATGGCTTAACCGTGCAACAATGCCTGGAGGAGGCTTTGGCTACGTTGTTGCGTCGGCCGGTTCCGGTAGTCGGGGCAGGGCGTACGGATGCGGGAGTGCATGCTCGGCTGATGGTGGCTCATTTTGATTGGGACGAACCGCTTGCTGATCCGGCTTTCCTGGCAGAGAAGCTGAACCGTTTGCTTCCGAAAGATATTGCCGTTTATCGTGTCGTGGCTGTCAAACCGGAGGCACATGCCCGCTTTGATGCTACTTCGCGTACGTATAAATATTATGTCACTACCCGGAAGGATCCGTTTAATTACGATCTGGTCTACCGGATGAATGGGAAACTGGATTTCGAGGCGATGAACGAGGCCTGTAAAGTGTTGTTCGATTACATCGATTTCACCAGCTTCAGCAAGTTGCATACGGATGTCAAAACAAATAACTGCCGGATCTATCAGGCGGGATGGAAACAGGAGGGGGATGTTTGGGTGTTTACGGTACAGGCGGATCGTTTCCTGCGCAATATGGTGCGGGCGATAGTGGGGACGCTGCTGGAAGTAGGCAGGGGAAAGCTGACAATCGATGGCTTTCGTAAAGTTATAGAGGCAAAAGACAGATGTAAAGCCGGGGGATCTGTTCCCGGTCATGCACTTTTCCTGGTAAACGTCACGTATCCCGAATCTCTTTTTGAAGTATAA
- the cas2 gene encoding CRISPR-associated endonuclease Cas2, whose translation MNRFSEYRIMWVLVFFDLPTDTKKNKKAYTDFRKNLQKDGFTMFQFSIYVRHCASSENAEVHIKRVKSFLPEYGQVGLLCITDKQFANIELFYGKKIHGVSAPGQQLELF comes from the coding sequence ATGAATCGATTTAGTGAATATCGCATTATGTGGGTACTTGTATTTTTTGACCTGCCAACTGATACGAAGAAAAATAAGAAGGCTTATACGGATTTCAGAAAGAATCTGCAGAAGGATGGCTTTACTATGTTTCAGTTTTCAATTTATGTACGTCATTGTGCAAGTAGTGAAAATGCAGAGGTTCATATAAAACGTGTAAAGTCTTTTCTTCCGGAGTATGGTCAGGTTGGTCTTCTTTGTATAACGGATAAACAGTTTGCTAATATTGAACTTTTTTATGGGAAAAAGATTCATGGAGTAAGTGCTCCAGGTCAACAATTGGAACTTTTCTAA
- a CDS encoding MFS transporter, which translates to MILQNRAISVNENDGLPLPKRYWAILATALGVGMSVIDGTIANVALPTIARDLGTSPSVTIWVVNAYQLAITISLLSFSSLGDIYGYRKIYLSGILLFSITSAICAFADSFWMLTAARILQGFGAAAITSVNTALLRIIYPKRFLGRGMGINALVVAVSIAAGPTIASIILSLGSWHWLFAINIPIGIAALAIGLMHLPDNPVKVTGRRFDKLSCLMNAVTFGLLIFSLEGIAHKENTTLIIAGIFALFVIGYFFVRRQLHEKFPLLPVDLMRIPIFSMSIGTSICSFTGQMLAMISLPFFLQGSLGRSDVTTGLLLTPWPLATMIMAPLAGRLVERIHAGILGGIGMTVFAAGLFLLAILPENPTNMDIVWRLFICGAGFGLFQTPNNSTIISSAPSNRSGGASGMLGTARLLGQTLGATLVAMIFNLVPNNSTQACLYLATGFAIVAAIVSCLRISQPRPLKGFK; encoded by the coding sequence ATGATATTGCAAAATCGCGCCATATCTGTAAATGAGAACGACGGATTACCATTACCCAAGCGTTACTGGGCTATTTTAGCCACTGCCCTGGGAGTTGGAATGTCTGTGATAGACGGCACCATCGCCAATGTGGCTTTACCGACAATCGCCCGTGACCTGGGAACTTCACCGTCCGTAACGATCTGGGTAGTCAATGCTTATCAGCTGGCTATTACCATTTCGCTGCTCTCTTTCTCTTCGTTGGGAGACATTTACGGTTACCGGAAGATTTACTTATCAGGGATTTTGCTATTCAGCATCACGTCTGCCATCTGCGCCTTTGCCGATTCATTCTGGATGCTGACAGCCGCCCGTATCTTACAAGGATTCGGAGCAGCCGCAATCACAAGCGTGAATACGGCGCTGCTCCGGATCATCTATCCCAAACGTTTTCTAGGTCGTGGGATGGGTATCAACGCCCTTGTCGTTGCCGTATCGATTGCTGCCGGACCTACAATCGCTTCAATCATTCTCTCATTGGGTTCGTGGCATTGGCTTTTTGCCATCAATATCCCGATAGGAATTGCTGCACTCGCAATCGGACTGATGCACCTGCCTGACAATCCGGTAAAAGTAACCGGACGCCGTTTCGACAAGCTCAGTTGTCTGATGAACGCAGTCACCTTTGGTCTGCTTATATTCTCGTTAGAGGGTATTGCCCACAAAGAAAACACAACATTGATCATAGCCGGGATATTTGCATTGTTCGTGATCGGTTATTTCTTTGTACGCCGCCAACTGCATGAGAAGTTTCCGTTGCTGCCGGTCGACCTGATGCGTATCCCGATCTTCTCCATGTCGATCGGCACATCTATCTGTTCTTTCACCGGGCAAATGCTGGCAATGATCTCCCTCCCCTTTTTCCTGCAGGGTTCGCTGGGACGCAGTGATGTTACGACAGGCTTACTTCTGACACCCTGGCCGTTGGCCACCATGATCATGGCTCCCCTTGCGGGTCGGTTGGTAGAACGTATCCATGCAGGTATATTAGGAGGTATCGGCATGACCGTATTTGCAGCCGGTCTTTTCCTTCTCGCCATACTGCCTGAAAATCCGACAAATATGGATATAGTATGGCGCCTGTTTATTTGTGGAGCCGGCTTCGGCTTATTCCAGACACCCAACAACAGCACTATCATCTCCTCCGCCCCATCCAACCGAAGTGGCGGAGCAAGCGGGATGCTGGGCACCGCCCGTCTACTGGGACAAACACTGGGAGCGACACTGGTTGCCATGATATTCAATTTAGTTCCCAACAACAGTACACAGGCTTGTCTATATTTAGCTACCGGATTTGCTATTGTCGCTGCAATAGTCAGTTGTTTAAGGATTTCACAACCGAGGCCGCTAAAAGGATTCAAATAG
- a CDS encoding PepSY-like domain-containing protein, whose amino-acid sequence MKEKLSVLAILVLCCISLFTGCNDHQKKVNNTVEIPQALQNFISTKYPQATVLKFDQEKKGTEVDIKDKDINKEVVFNDKNEWISTKWDTRPEDVPVAVMDELASSAYNQYKVLEVDAIEKPAGMFYTFELKMDNNEVKLTFDAEGQLVE is encoded by the coding sequence ATGAAAGAAAAACTATCTGTTTTAGCTATTCTCGTCTTATGTTGCATTTCCCTGTTTACCGGCTGCAACGATCATCAGAAGAAAGTAAATAACACCGTCGAAATCCCACAGGCTCTCCAAAACTTTATCTCCACCAAGTATCCGCAGGCTACAGTCCTGAAGTTCGATCAGGAAAAGAAGGGCACAGAAGTGGATATAAAAGACAAAGACATTAACAAAGAGGTTGTATTCAATGATAAGAACGAATGGATAAGCACCAAATGGGACACTCGTCCGGAAGATGTGCCTGTTGCCGTGATGGATGAACTGGCCAGCTCCGCCTACAATCAATACAAAGTACTGGAAGTGGATGCGATAGAAAAACCGGCAGGTATGTTCTATACATTCGAACTGAAAATGGATAATAACGAAGTAAAGCTGACTTTTGACGCGGAGGGACAACTTGTCGAGTAA
- a CDS encoding DUF4923 family protein yields the protein MKKVWGLVVAISILLSVSGQAYGQSLKDILNSSTVKDAVTSVTGGKKLTVENLTGTWTYTNPAVQLEGDNALKNVAGSVAAGELEKKLKTYCAKAGIVEGMFNYVFNSDSTFTNALKKKTLKGTFSVNPDEKTVELKYALGGKLKVTTLTAHVVISGDELSLLFNADKLLDFLSKISSISDNSTLKLVNKLASEYEGMMLGFELKK from the coding sequence ATGAAAAAAGTGTGGGGATTAGTGGTTGCTATCAGCATCCTGCTGTCTGTATCCGGTCAGGCATACGGACAATCGTTGAAAGACATCTTGAATTCATCTACCGTAAAAGATGCGGTGACTTCTGTAACAGGAGGTAAAAAACTGACGGTAGAAAATCTAACGGGAACCTGGACATATACGAATCCGGCTGTCCAGCTGGAAGGAGATAACGCCTTGAAGAATGTAGCTGGAAGTGTGGCTGCCGGTGAACTGGAGAAGAAACTGAAAACATATTGCGCCAAGGCGGGTATCGTTGAGGGTATGTTCAATTATGTATTCAATAGTGACAGCACATTTACGAATGCGTTGAAGAAGAAAACCTTGAAAGGTACTTTCTCTGTTAATCCGGATGAGAAGACGGTTGAGTTGAAATATGCTTTGGGCGGAAAACTGAAAGTGACTACGCTGACAGCTCATGTCGTTATCTCCGGTGATGAGTTGTCCTTGCTTTTCAATGCCGATAAGTTACTGGATTTTCTATCGAAGATATCTTCTATCTCTGACAATTCCACGTTGAAGTTGGTTAATAAACTGGCCAGTGAATATGAAGGGATGATGTTGGGATTTGAATTGAAGAAATAA
- a CDS encoding DUF3256 family protein, which translates to MKRLIFSILICAFAFGVKAQEMDALFVSMPDSNIPQLENAWRKDLIDLYKSGKEARLKNTMNGFSTLKKLTSDYLLLQATERSTIEMKLLPLVNNTNVICMVKTVNGPVADSQVDFFTTEWEPLAASDLFTPVSADWFMKEDADKNSTAFLDATSRLDMDLIQYSLSPDNLTLTATYTTPLYLSREDRKNVTPFIKESPKVYTWEKFHFK; encoded by the coding sequence ATGAAACGACTTATTTTTTCTATATTGATTTGTGCTTTTGCTTTTGGGGTGAAAGCGCAGGAGATGGATGCTTTATTTGTATCCATGCCGGACAGTAATATTCCTCAACTGGAAAATGCCTGGCGTAAAGATTTAATCGATTTGTATAAATCGGGTAAGGAAGCCCGTTTGAAAAATACGATGAATGGCTTTTCTACCTTGAAGAAGCTGACCTCTGATTATTTATTGCTGCAGGCTACCGAACGGAGTACTATCGAAATGAAGTTATTGCCGTTAGTGAATAATACGAATGTGATTTGTATGGTGAAAACGGTGAATGGTCCGGTAGCTGACAGCCAGGTAGACTTTTTTACTACTGAATGGGAACCGTTGGCAGCTTCTGATTTGTTCACTCCGGTTTCTGCCGATTGGTTTATGAAAGAGGATGCGGATAAGAACAGTACAGCCTTTCTGGATGCTACATCCCGTTTGGATATGGATCTGATACAGTACAGTTTAAGTCCCGATAACCTGACACTGACAGCCACGTATACAACTCCCTTGTATCTTAGCCGGGAGGACCGAAAGAATGTAACGCCTTTTATAAAAGAGTCTCCGAAAGTATATACCTGGGAGAAGTTCCATTTCAAATAA
- a CDS encoding aspartate:alanine exchanger family transporter, translating to MFETLLQSSYFSLFLIVALGFILGRIQIKGLSLDVSAVIFIALLFGHFGVIIPKELGNFGLVLFIFTIGIQAGPGFFDSFRSKGKTLILLTLLIIGSASLTGIIFKYALGIDTPSIVGLIAGALTSTPGLAVAIDSTQSSSASIAYGIAYPFGVIGVILFIKLLPKILRIDLNAEAQALEAKRKSKYPPLHTAAFRIVNSNICDKTLAQLQLRSMTGAVVSRIKHNEKTSIPTANTVLKEGDLIKAVGNDKSLEQLEILVGERIKEDLPFNSTQELQSMLVTNKNILNKTLGYLNLQSTFSCTVTRVRRSGIDLPPEPDLTLKFGDKLMIAGEKEDLKEVGQVLGNDEKKLSDTDFFPIAAGIVLGVLFGKLNLSFSDSFSFSPGLTGGILMVALILSAIGKTGPIVWSMSGSANQLLRQLGLLLFLAEVGTSAGVNLVSTFQESGWTLFGVGMAITMVPMLIALIFGYWVFKINILDLIGTVAGGMTSTPGLAAADSMTDSSAPSIAYATVYPIAMVFLILSIQLIANLIV from the coding sequence ATGTTTGAAACATTGCTTCAATCGTCTTATTTTTCTTTGTTTCTGATCGTTGCATTAGGATTTATTCTGGGCAGGATACAGATCAAAGGACTTTCACTAGACGTTTCTGCCGTTATTTTTATTGCACTTCTGTTCGGGCACTTCGGAGTAATCATCCCCAAAGAATTAGGTAACTTCGGACTGGTACTATTCATTTTCACTATCGGCATTCAAGCGGGACCCGGATTCTTCGACTCTTTCCGCTCAAAGGGTAAAACACTGATTCTCCTTACCTTGCTTATCATCGGATCAGCCAGTCTGACAGGAATCATTTTTAAATATGCCCTTGGAATCGATACCCCGAGTATCGTCGGACTGATTGCCGGAGCACTGACCAGTACACCCGGTTTGGCAGTAGCAATCGATTCCACCCAATCATCTTCAGCCTCTATCGCCTATGGTATTGCCTATCCTTTCGGCGTGATCGGTGTGATTTTATTTATCAAATTATTACCCAAAATACTCCGTATCGATTTGAATGCCGAAGCACAGGCACTGGAAGCCAAACGAAAAAGCAAATATCCCCCACTCCATACTGCCGCATTCCGTATTGTCAACAGCAATATCTGTGATAAGACACTGGCTCAATTGCAACTGCGCAGCATGACAGGTGCTGTTGTTTCCCGCATCAAACACAATGAAAAAACATCCATCCCTACAGCTAATACGGTTTTAAAAGAAGGAGACCTGATCAAGGCCGTCGGAAACGATAAGTCATTGGAGCAACTGGAAATATTAGTAGGTGAACGCATCAAGGAAGATCTACCTTTTAATAGTACCCAGGAACTTCAGTCTATGCTGGTTACTAACAAAAACATACTAAATAAGACATTGGGATATTTAAACCTGCAAAGTACTTTCAGCTGCACGGTAACACGTGTTCGCCGAAGCGGTATCGACCTTCCTCCCGAACCGGATCTGACTCTGAAATTTGGAGACAAACTAATGATTGCCGGAGAAAAGGAAGACCTGAAAGAAGTGGGACAGGTACTCGGTAATGACGAGAAGAAACTTTCCGACACCGATTTCTTCCCTATCGCAGCAGGTATCGTATTAGGAGTATTGTTCGGAAAACTGAATCTCTCCTTTTCCGACTCATTCTCTTTCTCACCGGGACTGACCGGAGGTATCCTGATGGTGGCGCTTATTTTAAGTGCAATCGGAAAAACCGGACCGATCGTCTGGTCTATGTCAGGTTCCGCCAACCAGTTGTTACGTCAGCTGGGATTGTTATTATTCCTGGCTGAAGTAGGAACATCAGCCGGTGTCAATCTGGTATCAACCTTCCAGGAAAGCGGTTGGACGCTATTCGGGGTCGGAATGGCGATAACCATGGTTCCGATGCTCATCGCCCTCATTTTCGGATACTGGGTATTTAAAATCAATATCCTCGACCTGATCGGTACAGTTGCCGGAGGTATGACCAGTACCCCTGGACTGGCTGCTGCAGACTCTATGACAGACAGTTCGGCTCCAAGTATTGCCTATGCAACTGTTTACCCTATTGCAATGGTTTTCCTGATTTTATCTATTCAGTTGATCGCAAATCTGATTGTCTAA
- a CDS encoding DMT family transporter: MWVALAFASAFLLGCYEVNKKISLNGNAVIPVLFLNTLISSLIFVPFILLSFYTNVLDGTMFYVPRVSFETHVAVLIKAVIVLSSWISGYFALKHLPLTITGPIKATQPVLTLVGAMVIFGERLNLYQWVGVLLSIASFYMLSSSGKKEGINFTHNKWIFFTVISILTGAMSGLYDKHLMGSMDVMTVQVWFNVYQCLIMLPILLLLWYPQRKKSTPFVWHWNIVFISVFLIIADWIYFYALSFPDSMISIVSMIRRSNVLVTFVAGALFFHEKNLKSKAVDLFLVLLGMIFLYLGTK; the protein is encoded by the coding sequence ATGTGGGTAGCATTAGCATTTGCCTCAGCATTCCTGCTGGGATGTTATGAGGTGAATAAGAAGATTTCCCTGAATGGGAATGCCGTAATTCCGGTGTTGTTTCTGAATACGTTGATAAGCAGTCTTATCTTCGTCCCTTTCATACTTTTATCGTTCTACACCAATGTGCTGGACGGTACGATGTTTTATGTTCCGCGTGTTTCTTTTGAAACACATGTAGCGGTGTTGATTAAGGCGGTAATCGTATTATCATCCTGGATCTCCGGTTATTTTGCATTGAAGCATTTACCGCTAACCATCACCGGACCGATCAAGGCGACCCAGCCGGTACTTACGCTGGTCGGTGCAATGGTTATTTTCGGTGAACGGCTGAATCTGTACCAATGGGTCGGTGTGTTGCTTTCGATCGCTTCTTTTTATATGCTTTCTTCTTCCGGAAAGAAAGAGGGGATAAATTTCACCCATAATAAATGGATCTTTTTCACGGTGATTTCTATCCTGACCGGTGCTATGAGCGGTTTATACGACAAGCATCTGATGGGGAGTATGGATGTGATGACGGTACAGGTGTGGTTTAATGTATATCAATGTCTGATCATGCTGCCGATCCTGTTATTGTTATGGTATCCGCAGCGGAAAAAGAGTACGCCGTTTGTTTGGCACTGGAATATCGTCTTTATTTCTGTCTTCCTGATCATTGCCGATTGGATTTACTTTTATGCCCTGAGCTTCCCCGATTCGATGATCTCGATCGTATCCATGATACGCCGTAGCAATGTGCTGGTCACTTTTGTCGCCGGAGCGCTCTTCTTCCATGAAAAAAACTTAAAGAGCAAGGCTGTGGACTTATTCCTTGTGTTGTTAGGAATGATATTCCTATATTTGGGGACGAAATAG
- a CDS encoding YczE/YyaS/YitT family protein, whose product MEIKELLKKYSVFILGLYFLAVGIVLIVRSTLGTTPISSVNYVLSLNTPFSLGTWTFIVNILLIMGQFWLIRKDRSRQDTIEILLQIPFSFIFSAFIDFNMILTSNLQPSSYGMAMGLLLVGCLVQSIGVVLEIKPKVAMMSAEAFVKYASRCYNKEFGKFKVYFDVTLVTLAVLISLMFTQGIEGIREGSLIAACITGYIVSFLNQKIMTKKTLYRLLSGLK is encoded by the coding sequence ATGGAGATAAAAGAATTATTAAAAAAGTATTCGGTTTTTATTTTAGGATTATATTTTTTAGCAGTAGGTATTGTATTGATCGTACGCTCTACTTTAGGCACCACCCCTATTTCCAGTGTAAATTATGTGTTAAGTCTTAATACACCTTTCTCGTTAGGGACCTGGACGTTTATCGTGAATATTTTATTGATCATGGGGCAATTCTGGCTGATCAGGAAAGACAGGAGCCGACAGGATACAATAGAAATTCTTCTTCAGATACCTTTTTCATTCATCTTCTCGGCTTTTATAGATTTCAATATGATACTGACCAGCAATTTACAGCCTTCCAGCTATGGGATGGCGATGGGATTGCTACTCGTAGGATGCCTCGTACAGTCTATCGGCGTCGTACTCGAAATCAAACCCAAAGTGGCAATGATGAGTGCCGAAGCGTTTGTAAAATATGCTTCCCGTTGCTATAACAAGGAATTTGGAAAGTTTAAAGTTTATTTTGATGTTACATTGGTTACTTTAGCGGTACTAATTTCGCTCATGTTTACACAGGGGATCGAAGGCATACGCGAAGGCTCACTTATTGCAGCTTGCATTACAGGGTATATCGTCAGTTTCCTGAATCAGAAGATTATGACGAAAAAGACGCTTTACAGGTTATTATCCGGTTTAAAATAA